In Kiloniellales bacterium, the genomic window AGGCCGACGGCTCCATCGCCCTGCCTGAGGCCCTGGCCCCCTACCTGGGCGGCCGGGAGACGATCGGGGCCGGCCGCGATGCTTAGGGCGCCGCTGGACCTCACCGGGGCGCGAATCCTCCTCAGCAACGACGACGGCATCCATGCGCCGGGGCTCGAGGCGCTGGAGCGCGTCGCCCGCTCGCTCAGCGACGACGTCTGGGTGGTCGCGCCCGAGACCGAGCAGAGCGCGACCAGCCATTCCCTGACCCTGCGGCGGCCGCTGCGGATCCGCCACCTCGGGCCGCAGCGCTACACCATCGACGGCACGCCGACCGATTGCGTCCTGATCGCGGTCAAGAAGATCATGGCCGACCGGCCGCCGGACCTGGTGCTCTCGGGCATCAATCAGGGCGCCAACCTGGGGGAGGACGTGACCTATTCCGGCACGGTCGCGGCGGCCATGGAGGCGGCGCTGCTGGGCTATCCGGCGATCGCGCTCAGCCTGCTGCGGCGCGGCGACCACGAGTACCGCTGGGAGACCGCCGAGCGGCATGCCGCCTCGGTGCTGCGGCGCCTGACCAGCCTGTCCTGGCCGCGCGACGTGCTGATGAACGTCAACTTCCCCGACGTCCCGGCCGAAGAGGTGCGGGGCATCCGGGTCTGCCGCCAGGGCCGGCGCGATGTCGACAGCCAGGTGGTCGACGGCTCGGATCCGAGCGGCCGGCCCTACGTCTGGGTCGGCAACTACATGAGCGACGAGACCTCGCAGGTCGGCAGCGACCTCGCCGCCCTGGCCGAGGATGCGATCTCGGTCACGCCGCTGCACCTGGACCTGACCCACGGCGAAACCCTGGAGCGCCTGACGGGGGTCTTCGCATGACCCTGGCCGCCCGCAAGATCCGCCTGCTGATGGAGCTTCGCCGCAACGGCATCACCGACACCGCGGTGCTGCGGGCGATCGAGCAGATCCCGCGCGAGGCCTTCGTGCCAGCGCCCTTCCTCGACCAGGCCTACGAGAACCTGGCGCTGCCGATCGAGCGCGGCCAGACCCTGAGCCAGCCCCAGGTGGTCGCCCGCATGACTCAGGGCCTGACCGCCGCGGGCGCGGGCAAGGTGCTGGAGGTCGGGACCGGCTCGGGCTATCAGACGGCGGTCCTGTCGCGGCTCTGCCGCCGGGTCTACAGCGTCGAGCGCTATCGCGAGCTGAGCGGCGATGCCGAGCAGCGCTTCCGCGCGCTCAGGCTGCACAACATCGTGCCGAAGGTCGGCGACGGCTGGAACGGCTGGCCGGAGCAGGCGCCCTTTCCGCGGATCATCGTCACCGCCGCGCCGCCCGACGTGCCGGGAACCCTGGTCGACCAGCTGGCCGAGGGCGGCGTGCTGGTGATCCCGATCGGCCGCCGCAGCCGCCGGCAGGAACTGCTCCGCGTGACCAAAGAAAATGGTAAGGTGTCCGAGGAGACACTGGGATCGGTTCGCTTCGTACCACTGGTCTCGGGCGTTCCGGAAGAAGCGCCCAAGCCCGCGGGCCGGGTCCGCTACTCTGGACCTCCGGGCTGGTCTTTGGCATGAAGGCAGCAGAGGTCGTTATGCTGGCTCGACCGAAAGGCTTCATGACTCTGTGCTTGGCCGTGGCCGCCGCCGTGGCCCTGGCCGGTTGCGTGCGCACCACCAAGCCAGCCGGCAGCACCTACAAGCCCAGGCCGGCGCCGGGCGTCAATGCCTCCTACGGCGGCTCCGAGGTGGTGCCCCTGCCGCGGCGCAAGCCGCGTGTGACGGCCAGGGTCCTGCGGCAGATCAAACCGAAGATTCCGAAGTCGGTAGAGACGGTAAGCGCGGCCCGGCCGGCTAAACCCTCGCCGGCGGTCCGGCCCAACCCGGACCGCGGCCGAGTTGGCTCGGCCGGAATCTACTACGTCACCGTCAGGGACACTCTTTATAGCATCTCGCGGCGCTTTCACGTGCCCCTGCGCAGCTTGATCGACGCCAACGGCCTGGAGCCGCCCTACACCCTGCGGGTTGGCCAGAGGCTGACCCTGCCGAAGGCGCGGACCTACACCGTAGTCAAGGGAGACACGGTCTACGGGATCTCGCGCCGCCACGGCGTCGACATGAGCGAGCTGATGCGGCTGAACGGGATCAAGCCGCCCTATACGATCTCCGTCGGCCAGGCGCTGCGGGTGCCGGATCCGAGCGGCCGGCCGATCGTGGTGGCGACGGCAAGTCTGGCGTCGAACGGCAGCGCTGCGGCCGCGAAGCCGACCCGGCCGGCGGCGAGCGTGGCTTCGCCGGCACCGCAAGTGCCGGCCGCCGAGGCGGCGCCCCGGCCGGTGCCGGTCGCTGCCGGCACGGGGCCGGTGCCCAGGCCGCCGCCGCGCTCCGGCAGCAAGTTCCTCTGGCCGGTCCAGGGCAAGGTCGTCTCCGGCTTCGGCGCCCAGGGCAAGGGCTACCACAACGACGGCATCAATATCCTGGCGCCCCGGGGCGCGGAGGTGCGGGCCGCCGAAAACGGCGTCATCGCCTATGCCGGCAACGAGCTGCGGGGCTTCGGCAATCTCGTGCTGGTCAAGCACGACGGCGGCTGGACCACTGCCTACGCGCACACTGACCAGATCCTGGTGAGCCGCGGCCAGACCGTGAAGCGGGGCCAGATGATCGCCCGCGTCGGCTCCAGCGGCAACGTCGCACGGCCGCAGCTGCACTTCGAGATCCGCAAGGGCGCGCGCGCCGTGGATCCGACGCGCCTGCTCGGCCCTCAGGACGCGAAGCTCTAGGCTTGGCCGAGACCGGCCCGGCTCTCGAATCCGCGTCCTTCGACCGGCCCGAAACGACGGCAGTTCACGCCGAATAGCTGGCATTCTCGCTTTTATCGTCTCTTAAGCTTCACTGGCCATAGTCGCGCCGGTTGCAACTCCCGGGCGGCGTCTTCATCCCCCCGCGCGTCCGCAGGATTATCGCAAGGAACTCGTCATGGCCGTGACCTCGATGCCGACCCCGCCGAAGCCGAACGACGCAAGCGGACGGATGGGCCGCTGGTTCGCCCTCCTCATCGTCGGGCTCGGGCTCTCCGCCTGCGTTCAGATGCCGACGACCGTACGCCTCGACCCCGCGGCACAGCCGATGCGGGGCGCCAAGGTCCTGATCATGCAACCTGACGTGGAGGTCTCGGAGCTGACCGCCGGCGGTCTGCTGGAGCCCAACGCGGCCTGGACGGCGGCGGCCGAAGCCAACATCGACCGGGCCCTGGAGAGGGTGCTCGCCGACATGGGCGCCAATTGGGTCCACATCAACCGCAACGGCAAGCTGATCCGCAGCCCCAAGGTCTCCCAGCTGGTCAAGCTGCACCAGATCGTCGGAACGTCGATCCGCCTCTACGAATACGGCCGGGTCGCGCCGTTGCTGAGCAAGCAGGGCGCGTTCGACTGGACTCTGGGCAAAGACGCCGCCGAGCTGGGCAGGGCCTACAAGGCCGACTACGCGCTCTTCGTTCACTTCCGGGACAGCTTCTCCAGCGATGCCCGTATCGCCATGAACGTGGTGAGCACCATTTTGTTCGGGCAGGCGCAAGGCGGGCTGCAGAGCGGCTTTGCGTCGCTGGTCGACCTGCGCAGCGGCAAGATCATCTGGTTCAATGAATTCTGGCGGGAAACCGGAGACCTGCGCGAAGCGGAGGCCGCGGTCGACGCCTCGAAGGTCCTCCTCGCCGAGCTGCCCTTCTAGGAGCGGAGCGATGTCAGGGCTGCAGCGACACTTGGCGTCGGCCACCATCGGCCTGCTTCTGGCAGCCTGCTCGTCGGCCAGCAGCATCCAGGACATCCGCCCGGGCGAACGGCCGAACCTCGAGACCGACGAGGCCGGTCTCTGGATGCGCGTGGACCGGGCCGAACAGGACTTGCGCGACTCCGGCCAGGTCGTCGAGGACCCGGCCTTGCAGGCCTATCTGGAGGGGATCGTCTGCAGGCTGGCGCCCGACTACTGCCAGGACGTGCGGGTTTACATCGTCCGCAGCCCCGGCTTCAACGCCAGCATGGCGCCGAACGGGATGATGGTGGTCTGGACCGGCCTGTTGCTGCGCTGCCGGAACGAGGCTCAGCTCGCCCACGTCCTGGCGCACGAGCTCGCCCACTACGTCCAGCGGCACAGCCTGAAGCACTGGCGGGATCTGCGGGACACCTCCAGCGGCATGGCCTTCGTTCAGCTCGGCCTGGGCGCGATCGGCGACCTCGCAACGCTCGGCGCGCTGGGCGGGGTCATGTCCTACGCCCGAGAATACGAGCGCGAGGCCGACCGGATCGGGATGTCGATGATTCAGCGTGCCGGCTACAGCGGCGCCGAAGCCATGGGAGTCTGGGACTACCTGGTCCGCGAAAAAGAGGCCGCCGATGATGGCGACGGCTTTATCTTCTTTGCGAGCCATCCGCCCAGCGACGAACGGCGCGACACTCTGGCCGCGTTGGCGCAAGCGAAGCCCGGAAAAGGACGGGTCGGCAGCAAGCAATACCGAAGGCTGACGGCCGGCCATCGCGTGGCCTGGCTGCGCGACGAGCTGCAGCTGCGTGACTATCCGCGCATCGAAGCCCTGACGGCACACCTTCTGGAGACCGGGGCCGCCCCCGGCCCGGTGCACTTCCTGCGCGGCGAGGCCTATCGCCTGCGCGACGAAGAGGGTGACACCCGCAAGGCGCTGGCCGCCTATCACGCCGCCCTGAAGACCCGGCAGGCGCCCGCCGAGACCTTTCGCTCCCTGGGCCTGGTGCTCTGGTCCATGGGGGAGCCGGGGAAAGCCCAGAGCGCCTTCCGGCAGTACATCCGCCGGCGGCCGGAGGCCGATGACCGCGCGATGGTCGAAGACTACATCAATCAGCTCAACTGAGGTTGGTCATGAGAGCGAAGATCTCCTGTCTGGTTCTGCTTCTGGTTCTTGCGTCCTGCAGCCCCTACCGCTTGGTCGAGCCGAAGCAGCAGATCATCGGCGAGCGCTACAGCGTTACCACCCCGATCGCCTGGACCGGCGCCGCGATACAAGGCGGCGAGACCTGGACCATAAACGGGCCGGCGCTGGACGAGCTGAACTTCTTCGCCGGCATTGGCGAGGGGCGCAGCCTGGTCTCGCCGGACGCCGGCACCGGCATTCCGCCGGCGTTCAAATCGCGGATGCGGGCCAACGAGGTCATGGAGCTGGTCACCGACAGCCTGGCCTATCTCGGCTTCAAGCGGGCCAAGGGCAGCAAGCTCCGCCCGGCCAAGTTCGGCCAGCTTTCCGGCTTTCGCTTCGAGTTCGTCTTCACCTCGGAGGACGGGTTGAAGTACGCCGGCAAGGCCATCGGCGCGGTCCACCAGGGCGAGCTGCACCTGATCCTGTTCTCGGCGCCCTTCACCCACTACTTCCCGACCTACAACCAGACCGTCGAGCAGATCTTCACCTCGATCGACGTGGTGTCTTAGGGCCGTCAGCTCCCCGCCTCAAGGCAAGGATCTCCAGAGGGCCCAGGCCCGGTCGGCGGCCTGGAAGTCGGCCTGCAGCGACGCCCGGACCGAGGCGATGTCGGCCGGCGTGATCGGCGGTGTCGCGGCCCGGCCCATGCCCGCCGGGCCGCCGAGCGGCCCCGGTCTCACCCAGCCGGCGCTCTGGATCTCCGCCGCGGTGACCGTGGCGGTGCCCGCCCAGACCTGGTCGGCGGTGCCCACCGCCACGAAGGTGCCGGTGGTGCCGCCGAGGTCGCAGGTGTAGTGCCAATCCCGCGCGGCCCGGTCGTAGCGCGCGGTCTGCCAGTTCCAGGCGCCGACGGCGGTGAGGTGCGCGGCCAGGGAGCGGCCCGCACTGGTCGTGGCCTGATTGAAGTCCTGCAGGTGGATGCGCTCGAAGTTGAGGCGGAACAGGCCGACCGGCGCTCGCAGCGCGATCGCGTCCCGCGCGTCCCACATCGCCGCCGCCGCCGGCGCTTCCTGGCGCTCCAGCGCGCTCAGCCAGTGGTTGTCCCGCCGGGGCGCAGCGTCTTGGCGCAGCCAGACGGTGCCATCGAACCCGAGGTCGACCGCGTTGCCGTAGTTGTGGTTGCTTTCGCCCGGTCCGGCATAGGACTGCGGAGGCCGAATCCGCGCCTGCTCGGCGAAGCTCCGCCGGCCGCCGTTCGGGGTCGTGCTGAGCACCAGCCCATGGGCCCGATGCATGGCCTGCACGAGATCCGCGACTCGGGCGCGGAACGCTGGCCGCAGGTTGGGGTCGGTCCGGATCGCCTGCGCCGCCGCATTCGCATCCGCGGCCGGGCGGCCGAGGTAGACCACCCGCTGACCCGAAAGCACCCGAAGGTCGCGCCGGTCGGCCGGCAGCAGGCGCGCCAGGCTGGTTTGCGTGTGGCCGCCGGGCGTGACGACCAGCGGGGCGATGGGGACCGCATCGCCGCCGTGGTCGGCCTGAAAGGCGCCGATTGCCGCCTCGGTGATCGGGCCGTAGCCGCCGTCTATCCGGCCGCCGAGATAGGGTCGGCCCTGCGGACCGTCGACCAGTCGCAGCGCCGCCTGCACCAGGGCCACGTCGTGACGGGCGTTGGGCTGGCCCGGCCCGACCGCTTGCGCCAGTGTCTGCACCTCGAACTCCTCCGCTTGAAACCGGTCTCGGGGACGCGGGCACCGCGTCTATTCGGGGTTCGGCGCAAGCTCCGGGCCCGAGGGGCCCGGGCGCCACTCCAGGGTCTCAGAAGTGACGGCTCCATCCGGTGCCACGCGACGCAGCGCGATGCCGCCCTCGATTGGCGCCATGCTGAGGACCTCGGGGCCGGGCCCTTCGACGCCCTTCTTGACGGCGACGAGCCCGCCGCCGTCGACGGTGAGTACGACGTGGGCGCGCTTCACGTGATCGAAGCCGGCGGTCTGATGCACCAGGACCGCCGGCCCGCCGACGCCGGTATCGATGACCTCGACGGCGACCCCGATGCTGTTCTCCTCGCGCCCGATGGCCCAGGCGGTCAGGGCCCGGGCCTTCTCGCCCGGCAGGAGGTGACCGAAGCTCGGATCGGCGGGGATCGGCGCGATCTCACCGCTTGGGGCGCGGAACGGCAAGGGATCGGAGCGGAGCTGGCCGCCCTCGATCCAGGCCGTGATCGTGATATCGCAGCCCTGCGCATCACAGGAGACCTCGGGCCTGGGGTCGGTGAGCGCCGGGCCTTCGGTCCCGGCGCGCGTGGGCAGGCCAGGAAACAAGGCCGGTCCCAGGGCCAGAACGGCGAGGAGGGCGATAGCGGGTCGCCGGTGCGGCGCGAGGCTCATCCAGGACCCTCTCCAAGGAATGCCCGTGGTCATGTCCCCGGCCACAGGTTCGCTAAGGGGTGTTCCGGGGCGGCCTTTGCTGCCCCTCAACCTCGGCGCGCACGATAGGCTGTCCGGTCGCGGAGTTCAATCTTGGCGGCCTGGCCGCGGCCTCAGGTCAGGGGCTTGCCCAGGCGGCCGGCGAGGTCCTGGATGTACTGCCAGGCGACCCGGCCCGAGCGGCTGCCGCGGGTCACCGCCCATTCCTTGGCCTCGGCGCGCAGCTGCTCGGCCGGCAGCTCCAGGCCGTAGTGGGCGGCATAGCCCTCGATCATCGCGAAGTAAGTGTCCTGGTCGCAGTTGTGGAAGCCGAGCCAGAGGCCGAAGCGGTCCGACAGGCTGACCTTCTCCTCGACCGCCTCGGACGGAGCGATCGCGGTCGAGCGCTCGTTCTCGATCATCTCCCGCGGCATGAGATGGCGCCGGTTCGAGGTCGCGTAGAACAGCACGTTCTCGGGCCGGCCCTCGATGCCGCCCTCGAGGACCGCCTTCAGGGACTTGTAGCTGGTATCCGCGCTGTCGAAGCTCAAGTCGTCGCAGAACAACAGGCAGCGCCGCTCGGCCTCGCGCAGGCGCTGCAGCAGGCGCGGCAGGCCGGGGATGTCCTCGCGGTGGATCTCGACCAGGGCCAGGGCCGGGTGGCCGCCCTCGGCCGCGCCGTCGTTGACCGCGGCGTGCACCGCCTTGACCAGTGAGCTCTTGCCCATGCCCCGGGCGCCCCAGAGCAGGGCGTTGTTGGCCGGCAGGCCGCGTGCAAAGCGGCGGGTGTTCTCGAGCAGGGTCGCCTGCTGGCGCTCGACGCCCTTCAGGAGGCCGATCTCGACCCGGTTGACCCGGGGCACCGGCTCCAGGTGGTCGCCCTCGGCGTGCCAGACGAAGGCGTCGGCGGTGTCCAGGGGGACCAGGGCCGGGGGCAGGGGCGCCAGCCGCTCGAGGGCGTCGGCGATCCGCCGCAGCAGCAGGGAAAGGTCCTTGGCCGGCGGCCTGCTCATCCGTCCTCTCCGGTCACGAAAGGCGCCCCGGAGCCCGCCCGCCGAGGCTGCCGAAGCCTATCGGCCGTCCGCCGGGGCGTCAACGCGGCCCCCGGCGATCCAGGCCGCTTCAAGAGCCCGTGAAGCCGGCGGCGAGGGGGTCGGAATCGTTGCAAAACCCGCTTGGAGAGCTATAGTCGCGCGCTGATTCCGACGAGGAGCCAAGTATGCTGATTTCCCCGGCTTACGCCCAAAGCGCGGCGGGACCTGACGCCTTCACGACCTTCGTGCCGCTGATCCTGATCGGCGTCGTCTTCTACTTCCTGCTGATCCGGCCGCAGCAGAAGCGGATCAAGGACCACCGGGCCATGGTCCAGGCGCTGCGCCGGGGCGACAAGGTGGTCACCGCCGGCGGGATCTTCGGCACCGTGACAAAGGTCGTCGACGACAACGAGCTGCAGGTCGAGATCGCCGAGAACGTCCGGATCCGGGTGGTCCGCTCGACGATCAGCGAAGTTCTGCGGAAGCCGGAGCCGGCGAACCGCAACGAGCAGACGGGCGATGGCGGCCAGGGCCAGGAGCCGGCCAAGAAGGGCGGCTTCAAGCTCTTCGGCGGCGGCAAGTCCCGCTGATTTCCCTGGAACCAGCTGGGGCGGGCCCCATTTCTCAGTCACAGCGCTCACGGATCGCGATATCCCCATGGTTCAAATCCCGAAATGGCAGGTGATCCTGGCGGCGGTCGTGGTGCTGCTGGGCTTGGCTTACGCTTCTCCCAACGCGGTTGAGCGCGATCTCACCCAGGACATCCCGAGCTGGCTGCCCAGCAAGAAGATCAACCTCGGGCTCGATCTGCGGGGCGGCTCCTACCTGCTGATGGAGGTGAAGCTCGAGGCGGCGCTGGCCGAGCGCCTGGACAACATCGCCGACGGCATCGCCTCGCCCCTGCGCCGGGCCAGGATCAAGTACAGCGCTGGCGTCCAGGACAACGAGATGTTCATCGACCTGCGCGATCCCGCCGATATGGAACGTGCCCGAGAGCTGATCCGCAACGATGTGCAGCTCTATCCGGTCTCCCAGGACGGTCCGCGGATCGTGATCGAGGTGCCCGAGGAGCGGCTCCGCGAGATCCGGACCAGCATCATGAGCCAGGTCATCGAGGTCATCGGGTTGCGCGTCAACGAGACCGGCCTGACCGAGGCCACGGTGCAGCGCCAGGGCGCCGACCGGATCCTGGTCCAGGTTCCCGGCGTCGAGGATCCGGACCGGATCAAGGAGATTCTGGGCAAGACCGCGCAGCTGACCTTCCACTTCGTCGATCCGACGGTCGACTTCAACGCGGTGCGGCCGCCGCCCGGACATGTCTTCATGCCTTCGGCAGAGGAAGAAAACGTCCGCTATGCCGTCCAGCGCCGGGCCATGGTGCGGGGCGAGAACCTGGACGATGCCCAGGCCACCTATGACCAGTACGGCCAGCCCGTGGTCTCCTTCCGCTTCGATTCCGTGGGCGCCAAGCGGTTCGGCAAGGCGACCCAGGACAACGTCGGCCGGATCTTCGCCATCGTGCTCGACGACAGGGTGATCAGCGCGCCCCGGATCCAGGAGCCGATCCTGGGCGGCAGCGGGCAGATCAGCGGCAACTTCTCGCTGCAGTCGGCGCAGGACCTGGCGCTGCTTCTGCGCGCCGGCGCCCTGCCGGCCGATGTGACCTATCTGGAGGAGCGCACGGTCGGCGCCAGCCTCGGCGAGGACTCCATTGCCGCCGGCGAGATCGCCTGCATCCTGGGCATGCTCTTCGTGATCATCTTCATGGCGATCTCCTACGGGAGCTTCGGCCTGATGGCCAATGTCGCGTTGCTCGCGAACCTGGTGATGATCGTCGCGGCGCTCTCGGTGCTCCAGGCGACTCTGACCCTGCCGGGCATCGCCGGGATCGTGCTCACCATCGGCATGGCGGTGGACGCCAACGTGCTGATCTTCGAGCGCATCCGCGAGGAGGAACGGGCCGGCCGCGGCCCGGTCACCGCCATCGACACCGGCTATCGCCGGGCGCTCACGACCATCATCGACGCCAACCTGACGACCCTGATCGCCGCCACCATCCTCTTCGTCTTCGGCACCGGCCCGATCAAGGGCTTCGCGGTGACCCTGGCGATCGGGCTGGTGACCTCGATGTTCACCGCGATCATGGTGACCCGCGTCTTCGTGGTCGGCTGGCTGCGCCGCACCAAGCCGAAGCTGCTGCCGATCTAGGGGCTGGAGAGCGAACATGGCACTGATCAAACGCCTTCCGACCGAGCCCAAGTTCAACTTTATCGGGCGCTATCGCCTGACCCTGGCCCTCTCCGCCGTGTTGGTCGTGATCTCGCTGGGGCTGTTCTTTACCGGCGGCCTGAACTACGGCGTCGATTTCCGCGGCGGCGTGATGCTCGAGGTGCGGACCAAGGACAAGGCCGACCTGGGGGCCTTGCGCAGCCAGCTCAGCGGGCTGGGCCTCGGCGAGGTGACCCTGCAGTCCCTGGACGAGGAGACGGACGTCCTGATCAACGTCCAGCGTCAGGAGGGCGGCGACGAGGCGCAGAACGCGGCCATCGCGATCATCAAGGATGCCCTGGCCGACACCGTCGTCGAGTACCGCCGCATCGAATTCGTCGGGCCGAAGGTCGGCGGCGAACTCAAGGAAGCGGCGCTGATCGCGACCATCCTCGCCCTGGGCGCCATCGCGCTCTATATCTGGTTCCGCTTCGAGTGGCAGTTCAGCCTAGCGGCGCTACTTGCCCTGACCCACGACGTGATCACCACGATCGGCTTCTTCGCCATCACCGGGCTGGAGTTCAACCTGGCCAGCGTGGCGGCGATCCTGACCATCGCCGGCTATTCGATCAACGACACCGTGGTGGTCTTCGACCGGGTCCGGGAGAGCCTGCGCAAGTACAAGAAGGTCCCGGTCGCCGAGGTCCTCAACATGGCGCTGAATGCCACCCTCTCGCGGACCCTGTTGACCTCGATCACCACCTTGCTTGCCCTGATCGCGCTCTCGGTCTTCGGCGGGCACGTGGTGCGCGGCTTCAGCCTGGCGCTGATCTGGGGCGTCGTGGTCGGCACCTATTCCTCGATCGGCGTGGCGACGCCCTTCCTCATGCTGATGAACCTGCGCCACAGCCAGGTCGCCAAGCCGGAGCCGGAAGGCACCGAGAGGGCAGCGGCGAGCTAGCAGGGCTGCGACCGAGGGCCCGATGGTCGAGGTCATAGAAGGCGGACCGAGGGATCGGCTTCTCGTCGAGGGCTACGGCAGCGGCGGATTCGAGGTCGGCGGCATCCGCCATAGCGGCTCCATCCTGATCCTTCAGGACCGGGTCCTGGACTGGCCCGTCAAGAGCGCCTCGGAGATCGACGAAGCCGCGCTGCAGCCGGTCCTGGATGCGGCAGGGGGCCTGGAGATCCTGCTGATCGGCAGCGGTGATCGCGTCGTGCTTCTGCCGACCGGCCTGCGGCAAGCCCTGCGCGACCGTGGCCTGGGCGTCGACGTCATGGCGACCGCGGCGGCCTGCCGCACCTTCAACATCCTGATGATGGAACAGCGTGCCGCGGCGGCCGCCCTGGTCGCGGTGGACTGACGGCGCCGGGGCTGAGCGGCATGGCCGAGAACGGGACCGAACCCAGGATTGCGATCGAGGAACCGGGGACCGAGGCCCTGGCCAGCCTCTTCGACAGACTGGGGCGCGAGAACCTCGAGACGTCTCCCTGGGACCGCCGGACCTTCACCGTGGCCCTTCGGGCGCCGGACGGCGCGCTGCTCGGGGGCGCCCATGCCATCCTCAACATGGGCCTGGTCGAGATCCGCGGGCTGTGGATCGAGCCAAGCTGCCGCGGGGCAGGTCACGGCCGGAGCGTCATGGCGGCCCTGGAGCGGGAGGCGCTTGACAGAGGGGTGACCCGGGCGGCGCTGGACACCTACGAATGGCAGGCCCGCGACTTCTACGAGAAGCTCGGCTACCGGATCTTCGGGACGCTCGGCTATCCGGCCGGTCCGCGGCGCTTCTACATGGAGAAGGACCTGACACCGCAGACCTGAGGCCGCTTGCGCCGCAAAGAAGAACGGGGCCCGAAGGCCCCGTCCCGCGGATCTTCTTGAGGGTCTCCTGCGATCAGGCGAAGCCGCCGTTCTGGGCGGCGACCATGCTGTAGAGCATGGGAATCGAAAGCAGGGTATTGGTGCGCGAGAACAGCATCGCGGTGCGCGCCGACTTGGCCTTGGTGTCGGCGTCGGCCTCGACGATGCCCAGGGCCCGCTTCTGGTTCGGCCAGATGATCATCCAGACGTTGAACCACATGATCGCGCCCAGCCACATGCCGATGCCGATCGCCGTGCTGGCTCCGCCGTCGGTGGTGCCCAGCAGGATGGCGTCGACGATGTAGCCGTTCATGGCGGCCAGGATCAGACCGGTCACGATGGTGGCCATGGCACCCCAGCGGAACCACCACAGGGCGGCCGGCGCGATCACCTTGCCGATCGCCGGCTTCTGCTCGTCCGGGATCTTGGGCATGTTGGGGATCTGGACGAAGTTGAAGTACCACAGCAGACCGATCCACATCACGCCGCTGAGCACGTGCAGCCAGCGGAACAGGAAGGCGAACCAGGCGTGGTCGAAGGACGGAAAGCTGACCGTCGCGCCGACCACGACGATGATCACCACCAGCAAGGCGATGCCCGCGAGCACCGTGTTCCGCAGATCGGAGAGAATTGCAGCCATTGGAACCCCCTAGCTTTGAGTCTTAGCCCAGGACAGCGCCCGCGTGACCTTGAGGCGCCATGGCAAAAGAGCTACGAACTGACAGGTCTCAGAGCCGATTCGGCCCTGCAACCTCGCCGGGGAAGGTAAGCGTTCCGCTTTGGCTTGCCAAGGGCATCGAAGCGGATAAGACCTTGCGATCCATGGAGAACAGGGATTTGGCATGGCGGCCGAGGCGGCGATCCGACCCAGCAGCGCGCTCGGGTATTGCGGCGAGGAGCTGCGCCGCTACGACCACGACCGCTATCTGGCCTGTCTCTTCGC contains:
- the secD gene encoding protein translocase subunit SecD — translated: MVQIPKWQVILAAVVVLLGLAYASPNAVERDLTQDIPSWLPSKKINLGLDLRGGSYLLMEVKLEAALAERLDNIADGIASPLRRARIKYSAGVQDNEMFIDLRDPADMERARELIRNDVQLYPVSQDGPRIVIEVPEERLREIRTSIMSQVIEVIGLRVNETGLTEATVQRQGADRILVQVPGVEDPDRIKEILGKTAQLTFHFVDPTVDFNAVRPPPGHVFMPSAEEENVRYAVQRRAMVRGENLDDAQATYDQYGQPVVSFRFDSVGAKRFGKATQDNVGRIFAIVLDDRVISAPRIQEPILGGSGQISGNFSLQSAQDLALLLRAGALPADVTYLEERTVGASLGEDSIAAGEIACILGMLFVIIFMAISYGSFGLMANVALLANLVMIVAALSVLQATLTLPGIAGIVLTIGMAVDANVLIFERIREEERAGRGPVTAIDTGYRRALTTIIDANLTTLIAATILFVFGTGPIKGFAVTLAIGLVTSMFTAIMVTRVFVVGWLRRTKPKLLPI
- a CDS encoding GNAT family N-acetyltransferase; the encoded protein is MAENGTEPRIAIEEPGTEALASLFDRLGRENLETSPWDRRTFTVALRAPDGALLGGAHAILNMGLVEIRGLWIEPSCRGAGHGRSVMAALEREALDRGVTRAALDTYEWQARDFYEKLGYRIFGTLGYPAGPRRFYMEKDLTPQT
- a CDS encoding Mth938-like domain-containing protein, which codes for MVEVIEGGPRDRLLVEGYGSGGFEVGGIRHSGSILILQDRVLDWPVKSASEIDEAALQPVLDAAGGLEILLIGSGDRVVLLPTGLRQALRDRGLGVDVMATAAACRTFNILMMEQRAAAAALVAVD
- the secF gene encoding protein translocase subunit SecF; protein product: MALIKRLPTEPKFNFIGRYRLTLALSAVLVVISLGLFFTGGLNYGVDFRGGVMLEVRTKDKADLGALRSQLSGLGLGEVTLQSLDEETDVLINVQRQEGGDEAQNAAIAIIKDALADTVVEYRRIEFVGPKVGGELKEAALIATILALGAIALYIWFRFEWQFSLAALLALTHDVITTIGFFAITGLEFNLASVAAILTIAGYSINDTVVVFDRVRESLRKYKKVPVAEVLNMALNATLSRTLLTSITTLLALIALSVFGGHVVRGFSLALIWGVVVGTYSSIGVATPFLMLMNLRHSQVAKPEPEGTERAAAS
- a CDS encoding urate hydroxylase PuuD, whose protein sequence is MAAILSDLRNTVLAGIALLVVIIVVVGATVSFPSFDHAWFAFLFRWLHVLSGVMWIGLLWYFNFVQIPNMPKIPDEQKPAIGKVIAPAALWWFRWGAMATIVTGLILAAMNGYIVDAILLGTTDGGASTAIGIGMWLGAIMWFNVWMIIWPNQKRALGIVEADADTKAKSARTAMLFSRTNTLLSIPMLYSMVAAQNGGFA